A stretch of Janibacter endophyticus DNA encodes these proteins:
- a CDS encoding DUF6104 family protein has protein sequence MYFTDRGIEELESRRGDESVTLAWVSEQLRTFVDLNPEFETPVERLASWLARLDDDELDDE, from the coding sequence GTGTACTTCACCGACCGGGGCATCGAGGAGCTCGAGTCACGCCGGGGTGACGAGTCCGTCACCCTGGCGTGGGTCAGCGAGCAGCTGCGGACCTTCGTCGACCTCAACCCTGAGTTCGAGACGCCGGTCGAGCGGCTCGCGTCGTGGTTGGCGCGGCTCGACGACGACGAGCTCGACGACGAGTAG